In the genome of Fibrobacter sp., one region contains:
- a CDS encoding ferredoxin, with translation MAITKVWLDESSDECVSCGACEATCDAVFSVPEKMQVKEGVDFSAYEADIKDAAGNCPAGVIKFE, from the coding sequence ATGGCAATTACTAAGGTTTGGCTCGACGAATCTTCCGACGAATGCGTTTCTTGCGGTGCTTGCGAAGCTACTTGCGACGCTGTCTTCTCCGTTCCTGAAAAGATGCAGGTTAAGGAAGGCGTTGATTTCTCTGCTTACGAAGCAGACATCAAGGACGCTGCTGGCAACTGCCCGGCTGGTGTGATCAAATTCGAGTAA
- a CDS encoding PEGA domain-containing protein has protein sequence MKKFLLAIILLAFAAHAEDLQGVRANIELVTGAKQTAQFLGIQQDTVSLGGMIKGNFTVIKIAKNRFKSIVDENGKDLLNEVKASTDSTVAAVDSAATDSSAIDSAAVETAAESSAAVSPAETFLNTVDGKHVIVALERRSIDSVLASQLNVLIARMLQESGIPVVSANRTDFGFCRESACIKDSLVHYGAASVYMGSIIAAKSTDSVTIQMVHHNLADSSQKDVKTVQMNLSTMTALSDAMSNDKLKNFTLQLQGKELPKPKQNRSYIHVETDPEGVTLATATQGEICRSPCTFATQDSGKVALYAYWNVDKQLWGARQVIVPIPFDTTKISLKLKQTRPELRIMTTPSKAEIYAGSDSISVKSKAIGKTPNKFPIYEPGTITVKLRKEGYRDTTITTFVPPTDLTDINVELQPITDIEELRAQEAWTKKNKVRKIGLTLLGSSLAPIIVGGLFTYLASENYDKADKLKQELSRPATAGGEHYLQKIQENHDLVNKGKRQMAIGGSLLGAGLVILGVGITLTF, from the coding sequence ATGAAAAAGTTTTTACTGGCAATAATCCTTCTTGCTTTTGCAGCCCACGCCGAAGACCTCCAAGGTGTCCGAGCAAATATTGAATTGGTTACGGGAGCAAAGCAAACCGCACAATTCCTCGGCATCCAGCAGGATACCGTGAGCCTTGGCGGAATGATCAAGGGCAATTTCACCGTCATCAAGATTGCCAAGAATCGCTTCAAGAGCATCGTTGACGAAAACGGCAAGGACTTGCTAAACGAAGTCAAGGCAAGCACCGACTCCACCGTCGCAGCCGTGGATTCCGCAGCAACTGACTCCTCTGCCATTGATTCCGCAGCTGTTGAAACCGCAGCCGAAAGCAGCGCCGCCGTTTCTCCCGCAGAAACTTTCCTTAACACCGTCGACGGCAAGCACGTCATTGTCGCATTGGAACGCCGTTCCATCGATTCTGTTCTCGCAAGCCAACTGAACGTCCTTATTGCACGCATGCTCCAGGAATCCGGAATACCCGTAGTTTCCGCAAACCGAACAGACTTCGGATTCTGTAGAGAATCAGCCTGCATCAAGGATTCCCTGGTCCACTATGGGGCTGCCTCCGTTTACATGGGAAGCATCATTGCCGCCAAAAGCACCGACTCCGTGACCATCCAGATGGTGCATCACAATCTCGCAGATTCTTCCCAGAAGGACGTGAAAACCGTCCAAATGAATTTGTCTACAATGACCGCCCTCAGCGACGCCATGTCCAACGACAAACTGAAAAACTTCACGTTGCAGCTCCAAGGAAAGGAACTTCCCAAGCCTAAGCAAAACAGAAGCTACATCCACGTCGAAACAGACCCGGAAGGCGTAACTCTCGCAACCGCGACCCAGGGAGAAATTTGCAGATCCCCCTGCACCTTCGCCACCCAGGATTCCGGCAAGGTCGCCCTTTACGCCTACTGGAATGTGGACAAGCAATTGTGGGGTGCAAGACAAGTTATCGTTCCCATTCCCTTCGATACAACAAAGATTTCCCTCAAGCTCAAGCAGACCCGCCCCGAGCTTAGAATCATGACGACCCCCAGCAAGGCCGAAATCTACGCCGGCTCCGATTCCATTTCTGTCAAGTCCAAGGCCATCGGCAAGACCCCGAACAAGTTCCCCATTTACGAACCGGGAACCATCACCGTCAAGCTCCGTAAGGAAGGCTACCGCGACACCACCATCACCACCTTTGTTCCGCCCACCGACCTTACAGACATCAACGTAGAACTTCAGCCTATCACCGACATCGAAGAACTCCGCGCACAGGAAGCCTGGACCAAGAAAAACAAGGTCCGTAAAATCGGCCTCACCCTCCTGGGATCTTCCCTCGCCCCTATCATTGTTGGCGGCCTGTTCACTTACCTCGCAAGCGAGAATTACGACAAGGCCGACAAGCTCAAGCAGGAATTGAGTCGCCCGGCCACAGCAGGCGGGGAACACTACCTGCAGAAAATCCAGGAAAACCACGACTTGGTAAATAAGGGAAAACGCCAAATGGCCATCGGCGGATCCTTGCTTGGAGCTGGTCTTGTAATTTTAGGTGTCGGTATTACACTGACCTTCTAA
- a CDS encoding acetylornithine/succinylornithine family transaminase: MNFLEQDKQVIAPLYGKADIEIVKGEGSYLIDTKGDKYLDFVAGIAVNALGHQNKAIKEAVMKQMDSFNHISNLYVNMPQVELGKKLLEITGFGKAFFCNSGTEANEGCIKFARKYFDRKGEPNRLKIITFVNSFHGRTFAALSATGQPALRQGFGNMPGDFVHVAWNDCAALKAEVNKDTCAIMLESLAAEGGVMTLSAEMVETINSLQKEFGVLVIVDEVQAGCGRLGTFLGFEKYGLNPDLVSLAKGIGGGLPLGAVLLRQKIADELKAGDHGTTFGGNPIACAAGLAVVNQVAEPALLKNVAERSAQLRTALADLKAKYSAIKEIRGAGLIVGLALDESLPVGNVIAAARAEKLMVLSAKGNVLRMLPPLNVSEAECVEAVAKLDKAFASATK, translated from the coding sequence ATGAATTTTCTCGAACAAGATAAGCAGGTCATTGCTCCTCTCTATGGCAAGGCCGACATTGAAATTGTAAAGGGTGAAGGTTCCTACCTCATCGACACCAAGGGCGACAAGTATCTGGACTTCGTTGCAGGTATTGCAGTGAACGCTCTTGGCCATCAGAACAAGGCCATCAAGGAAGCAGTGATGAAGCAGATGGATAGCTTCAACCACATTTCCAACCTTTACGTGAATATGCCCCAGGTGGAACTGGGCAAGAAGCTTTTGGAAATCACCGGCTTCGGCAAGGCATTCTTCTGCAACTCCGGTACCGAAGCTAACGAAGGCTGCATCAAGTTTGCACGTAAGTACTTCGACCGCAAGGGCGAACCCAACAGGCTGAAGATCATCACCTTCGTGAACAGCTTCCACGGCAGAACTTTCGCAGCCCTTTCTGCAACCGGTCAGCCGGCGCTCCGTCAGGGCTTCGGCAACATGCCGGGCGACTTCGTGCATGTGGCTTGGAACGATTGCGCAGCACTTAAGGCTGAAGTCAACAAGGACACCTGCGCCATCATGCTGGAATCCCTGGCTGCTGAAGGCGGCGTCATGACCTTGTCTGCAGAAATGGTGGAAACCATCAACAGCCTCCAGAAGGAATTCGGCGTGCTGGTGATTGTCGACGAAGTCCAGGCAGGCTGCGGCCGTCTCGGAACCTTCCTCGGCTTTGAAAAGTACGGCTTGAATCCGGACCTGGTCTCCCTGGCCAAGGGTATCGGTGGCGGCCTCCCGCTGGGTGCCGTTCTTCTCCGTCAGAAGATTGCTGACGAACTGAAGGCTGGTGACCACGGTACCACTTTCGGCGGTAACCCCATCGCTTGCGCTGCAGGTCTCGCTGTGGTGAACCAGGTTGCAGAACCGGCCCTGCTGAAGAATGTCGCGGAACGTTCCGCACAGCTCCGCACCGCCCTCGCTGATCTCAAGGCAAAGTACAGCGCCATCAAGGAAATCCGCGGTGCAGGCCTTATTGTGGGCCTCGCTCTGGACGAATCCCTGCCGGTGGGCAATGTGATTGCTGCCGCCCGTGCAGAAAAGCTCATGGTCCTTTCCGCTAAGGGCAACGTGCTCCGTATGCTTCCTCCGCTGAATGTCAGCGAAGCCGAATGCGTCGAAGCTGTCGCCAAGCTGGACAAGGCTTTCGCCTCTGCTACGAAGTAG
- a CDS encoding AgmX/PglI C-terminal domain-containing protein — MKVRVKKCAYVLALCMGIVSATLIACGNDPLESKPKQKATSAPAAFTEQRKIAAANTNDDFAGGVVLPKSDEVTLHGKEVTGGLPAVMTFLDERQTGLNYIYKKFSALKPGFEGEMTLDITVDVCGDVKNITEISSTTNYPQFNTEIRNSLAKQKYPKTDQGHYTISLSLTFVKDLNPQAETAQADSVKDESAAGVQPKGPHIVLPAKKDVIVQGKIAGGASSLLKFLDKQSNLINNIYNRALKSDSTIAGKLTLNVTVDPGGDIFRIFVDATTTGSASFDLKLKNSIARWKFPDSEQGRYTVIFPLTFVQK, encoded by the coding sequence ATGAAAGTACGTGTAAAGAAATGCGCTTATGTTCTTGCCTTGTGCATGGGCATTGTTTCCGCAACACTGATCGCCTGTGGCAATGATCCTCTTGAAAGTAAGCCTAAGCAGAAGGCTACGTCGGCTCCCGCCGCCTTTACGGAACAGCGCAAGATTGCAGCCGCCAACACCAATGACGATTTTGCCGGTGGTGTGGTTCTTCCGAAGTCCGACGAAGTGACTTTGCACGGTAAGGAAGTTACCGGTGGCCTTCCCGCTGTCATGACCTTCCTGGATGAACGTCAGACTGGCCTCAACTACATCTACAAGAAATTCAGTGCCTTGAAGCCTGGCTTTGAAGGCGAAATGACTCTGGATATTACCGTGGACGTGTGCGGTGACGTGAAGAACATTACCGAAATTTCCTCCACTACGAACTATCCCCAGTTCAATACCGAAATCAGAAATTCCCTCGCAAAGCAGAAGTACCCGAAGACCGATCAGGGCCATTACACCATTTCCCTGTCCCTGACTTTTGTGAAGGATTTGAATCCCCAGGCCGAAACCGCCCAGGCTGATTCCGTCAAGGATGAATCCGCTGCAGGAGTTCAGCCCAAGGGTCCCCACATTGTTCTGCCTGCAAAGAAGGATGTGATTGTCCAGGGAAAGATCGCTGGTGGCGCCTCCTCCTTGCTGAAGTTCCTCGACAAGCAATCCAACTTGATCAACAATATTTATAACAGAGCTTTGAAATCCGATTCTACCATTGCCGGCAAGCTGACCTTGAATGTGACGGTGGACCCGGGTGGAGATATTTTCAGGATTTTCGTGGATGCAACGACTACAGGCTCCGCATCCTTCGACCTGAAGCTCAAGAATTCCATTGCCCGCTGGAAATTCCCGGATTCCGAGCAGGGCCGTTACACGGTGATTTTCCCGCTGACATTTGTCCAGAAGTAA
- a CDS encoding DedA family protein yields the protein MIYDLIIDWYNAHLNYGTVALLMTVESSFIPFPSELVVPPAAYKALQPDSGLNIALLVVAATIGALLGAFINYYLAKFLGRPIIYKFADSRVGHFFLLDGEKVAKAEQFFRDHGAISTLVGRFIPVIRQLISIPAGIAGMKLLPFTVFTAIGAITWNIILAVLGYVAHGQQDIIQQYSHELSLGLVVLGVLFVGYMVWSALKPKKKKD from the coding sequence ATGATTTACGACCTTATTATCGACTGGTACAACGCCCACCTGAACTACGGCACCGTAGCCCTCCTCATGACGGTGGAAAGTTCCTTCATTCCTTTCCCGTCTGAACTGGTGGTGCCTCCCGCCGCCTACAAGGCCTTGCAGCCAGATTCCGGCCTGAACATCGCCCTGCTGGTTGTGGCCGCCACCATCGGCGCCTTGCTGGGAGCATTCATCAACTACTACCTGGCAAAGTTCCTGGGCCGCCCCATCATCTATAAGTTCGCAGACAGCCGCGTAGGCCACTTCTTCCTGCTGGATGGCGAAAAGGTGGCCAAGGCAGAACAGTTCTTCCGCGACCACGGCGCCATCTCCACCTTGGTGGGTCGATTCATCCCCGTGATCCGTCAGCTGATTTCCATTCCCGCAGGCATCGCCGGCATGAAGCTTTTGCCCTTCACCGTGTTCACCGCCATCGGCGCCATCACATGGAACATCATCCTCGCAGTTCTCGGCTACGTCGCCCACGGCCAGCAGGACATCATCCAGCAATACAGCCACGAACTTTCCCTGGGTCTCGTTGTACTTGGCGTGCTGTTCGTCGGTTACATGGTCTGGAGCGCCCTGAAGCCCAAGAAAAAGAAGGACTAA
- a CDS encoding TIGR02147 family protein, whose protein sequence is MSAALEHLYDYDDFRKFLQDYFEEQKKIRAVFSHRFFAAKAGFSSSSYCLNVIRGRFNLTQKSIEKLARAMEFEPLQKSYFEALVQYNQAQQVNERENAWGQIVQIRKQIEFTHLGAREQLYFSKWYYPIIRELAVSSDWNGDYMVLARSLDPQITTEEAREAVKNLVEWGLIREIPNDEAAGGNPAAVRYEETSQMLDASAIPPMALRQIRREYVQHAIGAVENKSKTERFAAFTTLAISESSYNYAVEVLEEARKKIIARAANDSNVERVYELMMVAFPMSKKFSKEAEK, encoded by the coding sequence ATGAGTGCTGCGTTAGAACATTTGTACGATTACGATGACTTCCGCAAGTTCCTCCAGGATTACTTTGAGGAACAGAAGAAGATTAGGGCTGTGTTCAGCCATCGTTTTTTTGCTGCGAAGGCCGGATTCAGTAGTTCCTCCTATTGCCTGAATGTGATTCGAGGCCGTTTCAACTTAACGCAGAAGTCTATTGAAAAGCTTGCCAGGGCCATGGAATTCGAGCCCTTGCAGAAGTCCTATTTCGAAGCCCTGGTGCAGTACAACCAGGCCCAGCAGGTGAATGAACGCGAAAACGCCTGGGGTCAGATTGTCCAGATCCGTAAGCAGATCGAATTTACACACCTGGGCGCCAGGGAACAGCTTTATTTCTCCAAGTGGTACTATCCCATTATTCGTGAACTTGCCGTAAGTTCTGACTGGAATGGGGACTACATGGTGCTTGCACGTTCCCTTGACCCGCAGATCACTACAGAAGAAGCTCGCGAAGCTGTGAAGAACCTGGTGGAATGGGGCCTGATCCGCGAAATTCCCAATGACGAAGCCGCAGGTGGCAATCCCGCGGCCGTCCGTTACGAAGAAACCTCCCAGATGCTGGATGCTTCTGCGATTCCGCCCATGGCTCTCCGCCAGATCCGCCGTGAATATGTGCAGCATGCAATCGGGGCTGTGGAAAATAAATCGAAAACCGAACGCTTTGCCGCGTTTACAACTCTTGCTATCAGCGAAAGTTCGTATAATTATGCTGTTGAAGTTTTGGAAGAGGCTCGCAAGAAGATTATCGCACGAGCTGCCAACGATTCCAATGTTGAACGAGTTTACGAATTGATGATGGTTGCATTCCCCATGAGCAAGAAATTTTCAAAGGAGGCTGAAAAATGA
- the argB gene encoding acetylglutamate kinase, protein MKKVVVKIGGSLAIDEAKLADFVAAVSKLPAMGCQVAVVHGGGKDINENIALLREQPTFIDGLRVTTPGIMKMVEMTLSGHVNKKLVRMLLNNGVNSIGLSGVDGKLFEVVKKQGKVDLGLVGEVKTVNPKIVEDLWAAGWVPVVSPISYGPDENGNGVSWNVNADTAASELAVALQADQFVLVSDVPGVMDGEKNVIPELSEGDAEKLIEEGVISGGMIPKVRESFKSIRRGLKSIHIVGWKDAESFIKQINGEHNYGTIQC, encoded by the coding sequence ATGAAAAAAGTGGTTGTAAAAATTGGTGGCAGCTTGGCAATCGACGAAGCTAAGTTGGCCGATTTTGTGGCAGCAGTTTCCAAGCTTCCGGCTATGGGCTGCCAGGTCGCCGTGGTTCACGGTGGTGGCAAGGACATTAACGAAAATATCGCCCTGCTGCGAGAACAGCCCACTTTTATCGATGGCCTCCGAGTGACTACACCCGGCATTATGAAGATGGTGGAAATGACCCTTTCCGGTCACGTGAACAAGAAGCTTGTCCGCATGCTCCTGAACAACGGCGTGAACTCCATCGGTCTTTCCGGCGTGGACGGCAAGTTGTTTGAAGTTGTGAAGAAGCAGGGCAAGGTTGACCTTGGTCTGGTGGGCGAAGTAAAGACGGTCAATCCGAAGATTGTGGAAGACCTCTGGGCCGCCGGCTGGGTTCCTGTTGTTAGCCCCATTTCCTATGGTCCTGACGAAAACGGCAACGGCGTCAGCTGGAACGTGAATGCAGACACCGCCGCAAGCGAACTGGCTGTGGCACTGCAGGCTGACCAGTTCGTGCTGGTGAGCGATGTGCCGGGCGTTATGGACGGCGAAAAGAATGTGATTCCTGAACTTTCTGAAGGTGATGCCGAAAAGCTCATTGAAGAAGGCGTTATCAGCGGTGGTATGATTCCTAAGGTCCGCGAAAGCTTCAAGTCTATCCGACGAGGACTGAAGAGCATCCATATCGTGGGCTGGAAGGACGCTGAATCCTTCATCAAGCAAATTAACGGCGAACACAACTACGGCACTATTCAGTGCTAG